The Megasphaera stantonii genome includes a window with the following:
- a CDS encoding polysaccharide deacetylase family protein — MRIWKFAAMACLCCALLGGCGPSSDTKTAAESAAPAAQQEQVEMAVPEKGIPVLMYHMIGDVPDNDAVLLESHFREQMQFLKDNGFHPITLQQLHEYMTEGKAVPVKPVVLTFDDGYPDTYSIVMPIMKEFGFPCTVFIPTYDADQGTRLTWQQIQEMKDAGITIASHSYRHERLTELSAAAVEEDVQKSQAELKQRLGIDNEFFCYPYGRVNEAVEDVMKKHGIKLAVTMNPGWAKRGDNPYAVNRIWIGNAVDIGNFEQRVTTEQYEER, encoded by the coding sequence TTGCGCATTTGGAAATTCGCCGCAATGGCATGTCTTTGCTGCGCCCTGTTAGGGGGCTGCGGCCCGTCTTCCGACACGAAGACGGCAGCCGAGTCCGCCGCGCCGGCAGCGCAGCAGGAACAAGTGGAAATGGCCGTTCCCGAAAAAGGGATTCCGGTCCTCATGTATCATATGATAGGCGACGTGCCTGATAACGACGCCGTCCTGCTGGAATCGCACTTCCGCGAGCAGATGCAGTTTTTAAAGGACAACGGGTTCCATCCCATTACGCTGCAGCAGCTCCATGAATACATGACGGAAGGGAAGGCCGTCCCTGTAAAACCTGTCGTGCTGACCTTTGACGACGGGTATCCCGACACGTATTCCATCGTCATGCCCATCATGAAGGAATTCGGATTTCCCTGCACCGTATTCATCCCGACGTATGACGCCGACCAGGGTACGCGCCTGACATGGCAGCAGATCCAGGAAATGAAAGACGCAGGCATTACTATCGCTTCGCACAGCTACCGTCATGAACGCCTGACCGAGCTTTCGGCGGCAGCCGTCGAAGAAGACGTGCAAAAGAGCCAGGCAGAGCTGAAGCAGCGCCTGGGTATCGACAACGAATTTTTCTGCTATCCCTATGGCCGGGTCAACGAGGCCGTCGAAGACGTCATGAAAAAGCACGGCATCAAGCTGGCCGTCACCATGAATCCGGGATGGGCGAAGCGCGGCGACAATCCCTATGCCGTCAACCGCATCTGGATTGGCAACGCCGTCGATATAGGAAACTTTGAGCAGCGCGTTACGACAGAGCAGTACGAAGAACGATAA
- a CDS encoding phosphodiester glycosidase family protein, whose protein sequence is MKKHFKDICKFLIVLLVFFGVTSPVVVLFGPFDNIKRTVVGAILKSRHPQYITWLFSQEEIDKILGGISTAPKQELFTFTARTDSTLNLKQIESSRFKGFLLEIPDPKRIEVATAENMDEKGDTTSGIAKRHDAVAAINAGGFYDANGTGTGRSPYGFIIHDGRFLLGQNSLDVEVNEFVGFNEDGNLIAGTYSKGEIIEMGAKEGISFGPALIVNGEKMITDGDGGWGVGPRTAIGQRKDGTVLFLVIDGRQPGYSVGATLRDLQNILYEEGAVIAANLDGGSSSTLYLNGNVVNKPADLLGERMIPTAFIVK, encoded by the coding sequence ATGAAGAAACATTTCAAAGATATTTGCAAATTTTTAATAGTATTGCTGGTCTTTTTCGGCGTGACGTCGCCTGTCGTCGTACTGTTCGGCCCCTTTGACAACATCAAGCGGACCGTCGTCGGCGCGATTTTAAAGAGCCGCCATCCCCAGTACATTACGTGGCTTTTTTCTCAGGAAGAAATCGATAAAATACTGGGCGGCATCAGCACGGCGCCGAAGCAGGAGCTGTTTACGTTTACGGCCCGTACCGACTCCACCTTGAATTTGAAGCAGATCGAATCGAGCCGCTTCAAGGGCTTTTTGCTGGAAATCCCCGACCCGAAGCGCATCGAAGTGGCGACGGCGGAAAACATGGATGAGAAAGGCGACACGACGAGCGGCATCGCCAAGCGGCACGACGCCGTGGCGGCTATCAATGCCGGCGGTTTCTATGATGCCAACGGCACCGGCACGGGCCGCAGCCCGTACGGCTTTATCATCCATGACGGGCGATTCCTCCTGGGGCAGAATTCCCTCGACGTAGAAGTAAACGAGTTCGTCGGCTTCAATGAAGATGGAAACCTCATCGCCGGCACGTACAGCAAGGGCGAAATCATCGAAATGGGCGCGAAAGAAGGCATCTCCTTCGGCCCGGCCCTCATCGTCAACGGCGAAAAGATGATTACTGACGGCGACGGCGGCTGGGGCGTCGGCCCCCGTACGGCTATCGGCCAGCGCAAAGACGGCACGGTGCTGTTCCTGGTCATCGACGGCCGTCAGCCCGGCTATTCTGTCGGCGCGACGCTTCGGGACCTGCAGAATATCCTTTATGAAGAAGGCGCGGTCATCGCGGCTAATTTGGACGGAGGCTCCAGCTCGACGCTGTACCTCAACGGCAATGTAGTGAACAAACCGGCGGACTTGCTGGGCGAACGCATGATTCCGACGGCATTTATCGTCAAATAG
- a CDS encoding amino acid ABC transporter substrate-binding protein produces the protein MMWKRLAVVGAAALVAMNIVGCGSEGSKDSAAAERNKIVIGLDDNFPPFGFHDEKGELVGFDIDMAKEAAKRLGMEVEFKSVDWDSKETELTSKRIDAIWNGLSITPEREKNILFSRPYQNGPQILLVRGDSPIQGKADLAGKIVGTQQSSTGLEAINAEPELRDSFKELKQYSDNVTSFMDLEVGRIDAVVVALTTAAYFKQQNNADFRIIDVGYPSIPCGVGMRKDDTELKAKLDKVLEDMHNDGTSKKISEKWFGMDVSM, from the coding sequence ATGATGTGGAAACGGTTGGCAGTCGTAGGGGCGGCTGCACTTGTAGCAATGAATATAGTCGGCTGCGGCAGCGAGGGGTCTAAGGATAGCGCCGCAGCGGAACGAAATAAAATCGTCATCGGGCTGGACGACAACTTCCCGCCCTTCGGCTTTCACGACGAAAAAGGCGAGCTCGTAGGTTTCGACATCGACATGGCGAAGGAAGCGGCGAAGCGCCTGGGCATGGAAGTCGAATTCAAGTCCGTCGACTGGGACAGCAAGGAAACGGAGCTGACGAGCAAGCGCATCGACGCTATCTGGAACGGCTTGTCCATCACGCCGGAACGAGAAAAGAACATTCTCTTCTCCCGGCCCTATCAGAATGGCCCGCAGATCCTGTTAGTCCGCGGCGATTCGCCTATTCAGGGCAAGGCCGACCTGGCCGGCAAGATCGTCGGCACCCAGCAGAGCAGCACGGGCCTCGAAGCGATCAACGCTGAGCCGGAGCTGCGCGATTCCTTTAAGGAACTGAAGCAGTATTCGGACAACGTCACGTCCTTCATGGATTTGGAAGTCGGCCGCATCGACGCCGTAGTCGTAGCCTTGACGACGGCAGCATACTTCAAGCAGCAGAACAACGCCGATTTCCGCATTATCGACGTGGGCTATCCCAGCATTCCCTGCGGCGTCGGCATGCGCAAGGACGATACGGAGCTGAAGGCAAAGCTGGACAAGGTATTGGAAGACATGCACAACGACGGCACGTCTAAGAAGATTTCGGAAAAATGGTTTGGCATGGACGTATCCATGTAG
- a CDS encoding amino acid ABC transporter substrate-binding protein: protein MDVKKLAAVGMAAVAAMTMLAGCGGEEKTADKLPDKIVIGLDDNFPPMGFRDDSGNIVGFDIDLATEAGKRMGIPVEFKPIDWDSKEAALKSKQVDMLWNGLTITEERAKQIAFSKPYLDNAQILVVRADSPIADRAGLSGKIIGTQEGSSSIDALEKQPEFKNSLQEVKRYGDFVAAFMDLELERIDGILVDSVVGRYYMSKKPGQFKVIDNKMGDEQYGIGMRQEDKMLQDKLNETLKQMSADGTMTKISQKWFGEDITIKVE, encoded by the coding sequence ATGGACGTAAAAAAATTAGCAGCTGTAGGAATGGCAGCGGTAGCGGCAATGACGATGCTGGCCGGCTGCGGCGGTGAAGAAAAGACGGCTGATAAGCTGCCTGATAAAATCGTCATCGGTCTCGACGACAATTTCCCGCCTATGGGCTTCCGCGATGACAGCGGCAATATCGTAGGCTTTGACATCGACCTGGCTACGGAAGCAGGCAAGCGTATGGGTATTCCCGTCGAGTTCAAGCCTATCGACTGGGACAGCAAGGAAGCGGCCTTGAAGAGCAAGCAGGTCGACATGCTCTGGAACGGGTTGACTATTACGGAAGAACGGGCCAAGCAGATCGCCTTCTCCAAGCCGTATCTGGACAACGCCCAGATCCTCGTCGTCCGGGCCGATTCGCCCATTGCCGACCGGGCGGGCCTGTCGGGCAAGATCATCGGCACCCAGGAAGGTAGCAGCTCTATCGATGCCTTGGAAAAACAGCCGGAATTTAAAAACTCCCTTCAGGAAGTCAAACGGTACGGCGATTTCGTCGCCGCCTTCATGGACTTGGAACTGGAACGCATCGACGGTATCCTCGTGGACAGCGTCGTAGGCCGCTACTACATGAGCAAGAAGCCGGGACAGTTCAAGGTCATCGACAACAAGATGGGCGACGAACAGTACGGCATCGGCATGCGCCAGGAAGACAAAATGCTTCAGGACAAGCTCAACGAAACCTTGAAGCAGATGAGCGCCGACGGCACCATGACCAAGATTTCCCAGAAATGGTTCGGCGAAGACATTACGATCAAAGTAGAATAA
- a CDS encoding amino acid ABC transporter permease produces MEYLLNIVPAIAGGLEITLQIFVITIVLSLPLGILMSIARISRIMPLRKFMGAYIYVMRGTPLMLQILFIYYGLPFIIEGLRLPDFPAAIIAFVFNYAAYFAEIFRGGIQSIDKGQYEGAKVLGMTYVQTMRRIILPQVVKRVLPPVANETINLLKDTSLVYILAMNDILRITRSIVQRDFDTTAFVVAAVFYLFFTFILTKVFTYLEKRYAVYDE; encoded by the coding sequence ATGGAGTATTTATTGAATATTGTCCCGGCTATTGCCGGAGGGTTGGAAATCACCCTGCAGATTTTTGTCATTACTATCGTACTGAGCCTGCCCCTTGGCATTCTCATGTCTATTGCCCGCATTTCGCGCATTATGCCCCTGCGGAAATTCATGGGCGCCTATATTTACGTCATGCGCGGCACGCCGCTCATGCTCCAGATCTTATTCATTTATTACGGCCTGCCTTTTATTATCGAAGGCCTGCGCCTGCCCGATTTCCCGGCGGCTATCATCGCCTTCGTATTCAACTACGCGGCGTACTTTGCGGAAATTTTCCGCGGCGGTATCCAGTCTATCGACAAGGGCCAGTACGAAGGGGCTAAGGTTCTCGGCATGACCTACGTCCAGACCATGCGGCGCATTATCCTGCCCCAGGTCGTCAAACGCGTCCTGCCGCCGGTGGCTAACGAAACGATCAACCTCCTGAAGGATACGTCCCTGGTCTACATCCTGGCCATGAACGACATCCTGCGCATTACGCGCTCCATCGTACAGCGCGACTTCGACACGACGGCCTTCGTCGTCGCCGCCGTGTTCTACCTGTTCTTTACCTTTATTCTGACAAAGGTATTCACCTATCTGGAAAAACGCTACGCCGTATACGACGAATAA
- a CDS encoding amino acid ABC transporter ATP-binding protein, which produces MSFIEMDHIRKQFGNLEVLKDVTLHVDEGEVVSIIGPSGSGKSTFLRCLCQLETIDGGTITVDGDVMVSQPEGSRRSVYAPPAQVRAICRRMGMCFQHFNLFPHMTVLDNILEAPRIVKGMKTEDIMPTAEELLKKVGLWEKRDEYPSRLSGGQQQRVAIARALAMNPDIMLFDEPTSALDPELTGEVLRTIKQLADEEMTMIIVTHEMAFAKEVADRVIFMADGLIQEEGTPQQVFENPQNERTKSFLKSMLRF; this is translated from the coding sequence ATGAGTTTTATTGAAATGGATCATATACGCAAGCAATTTGGCAATCTGGAAGTCTTAAAGGACGTGACGCTCCACGTCGACGAAGGAGAAGTCGTCTCGATCATCGGCCCGTCGGGCAGCGGCAAGAGTACCTTCCTGCGCTGCCTGTGCCAGCTCGAAACCATCGACGGCGGCACGATTACCGTCGACGGCGACGTCATGGTCAGCCAGCCCGAAGGCAGCCGCCGTTCCGTCTACGCCCCGCCGGCCCAGGTGCGGGCTATCTGCCGCCGCATGGGCATGTGCTTCCAGCACTTCAACCTCTTTCCTCATATGACCGTCCTCGACAACATCCTTGAAGCGCCGCGCATCGTCAAGGGCATGAAGACCGAAGACATCATGCCGACGGCGGAAGAGCTGCTGAAAAAGGTCGGCCTGTGGGAGAAACGGGACGAATACCCGTCGCGCCTGTCCGGCGGCCAGCAGCAGCGCGTAGCCATCGCCCGCGCCTTGGCTATGAATCCGGACATCATGCTGTTCGATGAACCGACGTCGGCTCTCGACCCGGAACTGACAGGCGAAGTCCTGCGGACGATCAAGCAGCTGGCCGACGAAGAAATGACTATGATTATCGTCACTCATGAAATGGCCTTTGCGAAAGAAGTGGCCGATCGGGTCATTTTCATGGCTGACGGTCTTATCCAGGAAGAAGGCACGCCCCAGCAAGTCTTCGAAAACCCGCAAAACGAACGGACGAAAAGCTTTCTCAAATCCATGCTGCGCTTCTAA
- a CDS encoding autotransporter outer membrane beta-barrel domain-containing protein, with protein MNTRKLQRTIFLGLAMSMWGHAGAAAETIQLKESMNNAYIAAHHTHRYDGEAVSIDPTDKTKPAIELKYEKEVEIHADSSIRLDGHTGIKTDHSDILLQAGSNTDITAVSEDRDDAYGMYNAVGHIDVMGTNNSITAKSTGNSRGIGISSGGIGDADNWEAEISLQAQGENRIAADTIGIEFGMGSTITLSGSHNIVQAGQIGLYSWWGGWRGDESVLVVNGENSDIMAGNDGGDAFGVQFERAHLVLDGTSPRLVLSAASTTGSATGIYLLDSTMTSRLSDVAIAASTDTAADAAGIRTDKGSRDKAVAVTAKGMTILSRAGVQGRAMGIESTAGVAAVQADKLYIQTMTSGEESLGIGLEATTGNIAVQAGTVQIQNESSYAGRTIGIHAEKTNDSSGTVTVQAQTIAVQTADGSGTAIQAAAGGVVQLEAQERDDYGIRLEGAVAGRGSASIRLESQGGTVISSRAAVQGTNGELYHNAVFADGQAAVSIAAERGRNVIQSMGTAQQRTVWAADGGTIAVRGTTSIQPGDVQAEAIAAGDETAAAGTVRSRVDMAYGDGSAVAGQITAMAGGDVTLASLSGTESVQIDGNVAATRGGTATLRLDGHSTWTGRADTHGAAADKGVIHLVLGDNAVWHVQGQSRLSSLQGRGTVDMASHTGKHNESYALHVDRLEGNHAFVMNLNRNDHAHSDMLYIDDSTSAGTQTVQFGTITGMEDMTDGKTIRFATVNAKPETLTFDSSEYPTLRHVRIRDKGIMDAAFSIGYEAFSAGSSDNIGYNGAEASADKPGEAYVESVYSEGTNWFVRREMQDDVLSDAGKTIIAMSRINYSNAIYMDRLNKRMGEARYIDGDEGLWVRMRHDRIGKSDAFRSMNTMMELGYDTRVNDREDGEHRQGVAIDYMRGTADYKNVAGEGDVRRGGIWFYDTWLGNKGHYTDYVLKFGRLSNDFELYTRTLGEKVTGDYSNFVYSASAEYGRKKDLGNNWYIEPQAQIQYAHVTDADYTTSQDTHVQLDAIDSLIGRVGFRLGKDMGENNTFYVKADVLHEFLGDQDISAFDDTGRLDTTYENEGTWYDVGLGFSHQFSKGTYMFLDVEKTFGNDNEDTYQFNVGMNWKV; from the coding sequence ATGAATACACGAAAGCTTCAACGGACTATTTTTTTAGGATTGGCGATGAGTATGTGGGGACATGCCGGCGCAGCGGCAGAGACCATTCAGCTTAAGGAATCCATGAACAATGCATATATTGCGGCCCATCATACGCATCGATATGATGGAGAAGCCGTGAGCATTGATCCTACAGATAAAACAAAGCCAGCGATTGAGCTGAAATATGAAAAGGAAGTGGAAATCCACGCTGATTCGTCAATTCGTCTTGATGGTCATACCGGTATCAAGACGGATCATTCGGATATCCTGCTGCAAGCCGGTAGCAATACAGATATTACAGCTGTAAGTGAGGATAGAGACGATGCTTATGGAATGTATAACGCTGTTGGCCATATAGATGTCATGGGAACCAACAACTCCATTACTGCAAAAAGTACTGGTAATTCCCGAGGAATCGGTATTTCCTCAGGGGGAATCGGTGATGCTGATAACTGGGAGGCAGAGATTTCTTTGCAGGCTCAAGGTGAAAACCGCATTGCAGCCGATACCATTGGCATTGAATTCGGCATGGGCAGTACCATTACGTTATCAGGCAGCCATAATATTGTACAGGCTGGCCAGATAGGCTTGTATTCCTGGTGGGGCGGATGGCGCGGTGATGAATCGGTTCTCGTTGTCAATGGAGAAAATAGTGACATTATGGCTGGCAATGACGGCGGCGACGCTTTTGGCGTACAGTTTGAACGGGCGCATCTCGTCCTTGACGGGACATCTCCGAGGCTGGTGTTGTCAGCGGCGAGCACGACGGGCAGTGCGACGGGAATATACCTGCTGGATTCGACGATGACGTCCCGCCTTTCGGATGTAGCCATTGCTGCGTCGACAGACACGGCTGCCGACGCAGCCGGCATACGGACAGACAAGGGAAGCCGTGATAAGGCCGTGGCTGTTACAGCCAAAGGTATGACGATTCTCAGCCGTGCTGGCGTGCAGGGGAGGGCTATGGGAATCGAATCGACTGCCGGTGTGGCTGCTGTGCAGGCTGATAAGCTGTATATTCAGACGATGACTTCTGGTGAGGAATCTCTGGGCATAGGGCTGGAAGCGACGACAGGAAACATAGCCGTACAGGCCGGAACTGTACAGATACAAAATGAATCCTCCTATGCCGGCCGCACGATAGGGATTCACGCGGAAAAGACGAATGATTCATCGGGGACGGTGACGGTACAAGCGCAGACGATTGCCGTGCAGACTGCTGACGGCAGCGGTACTGCGATACAGGCGGCAGCAGGCGGCGTTGTCCAGTTGGAGGCACAGGAAAGAGATGACTACGGCATCCGGCTGGAAGGGGCTGTTGCAGGACGCGGCAGCGCTTCGATTCGTCTGGAAAGCCAGGGCGGAACGGTTATTTCTTCTCGGGCAGCTGTGCAGGGAACGAATGGAGAACTATATCATAATGCCGTCTTTGCTGACGGGCAGGCTGCTGTGTCTATCGCGGCTGAACGGGGACGCAATGTGATACAAAGTATGGGCACGGCGCAGCAGCGTACTGTCTGGGCGGCAGACGGCGGCACTATTGCTGTTCGCGGGACGACCAGCATTCAACCAGGAGATGTACAGGCAGAAGCCATCGCTGCCGGTGATGAGACAGCAGCCGCCGGAACGGTACGGAGCCGTGTCGATATGGCTTATGGTGACGGCAGCGCTGTTGCAGGACAGATAACGGCAATGGCCGGCGGCGACGTGACCCTTGCTTCGCTGTCCGGTACGGAGAGCGTGCAGATAGACGGCAATGTGGCTGCAACGCGCGGCGGGACAGCAACGCTTCGCCTTGACGGACACAGTACATGGACCGGCAGGGCGGATACCCATGGAGCAGCAGCCGATAAAGGAGTGATTCACCTTGTGCTGGGAGATAACGCGGTGTGGCACGTACAAGGACAGAGCCGGCTGTCTTCTTTGCAAGGAAGAGGTACGGTAGATATGGCGTCCCACACGGGTAAGCATAATGAATCCTATGCCTTGCATGTGGACCGCCTGGAAGGAAACCATGCCTTTGTTATGAATTTGAACCGTAACGACCATGCGCACAGTGATATGTTGTATATTGATGACAGTACATCGGCCGGTACGCAGACCGTTCAGTTTGGAACGATTACCGGCATGGAAGACATGACCGATGGAAAAACGATTCGCTTTGCTACGGTCAATGCCAAACCGGAAACGCTGACCTTTGACAGCTCCGAGTACCCGACACTGCGCCATGTACGCATACGCGACAAAGGCATTATGGATGCAGCTTTCAGCATTGGCTATGAAGCCTTTTCTGCTGGCAGCAGCGACAATATTGGCTATAACGGCGCAGAGGCTTCGGCAGATAAACCAGGCGAAGCCTACGTAGAATCCGTATATTCTGAAGGAACGAATTGGTTTGTCCGGCGAGAAATGCAGGACGATGTCCTGTCTGACGCTGGAAAGACGATTATCGCCATGTCCCGTATTAACTACTCCAACGCTATCTATATGGATAGACTGAACAAGCGCATGGGCGAAGCGCGGTACATCGACGGCGATGAAGGGCTCTGGGTGCGCATGCGTCATGACCGCATCGGCAAGTCCGACGCCTTCCGCAGCATGAATACCATGATGGAACTGGGCTACGATACGCGGGTGAACGACCGGGAAGACGGAGAACACCGTCAGGGCGTGGCCATCGACTACATGCGCGGCACGGCGGACTACAAGAACGTAGCCGGTGAAGGCGACGTACGGCGCGGCGGCATCTGGTTCTACGATACGTGGCTGGGCAATAAGGGCCATTACACGGACTACGTCTTGAAGTTCGGCAGATTGTCCAATGATTTCGAGCTGTACACGAGAACCCTCGGCGAAAAAGTCACCGGCGACTACAGCAACTTCGTTTACTCGGCCAGCGCCGAATACGGCCGCAAGAAAGACCTGGGCAACAACTGGTACATCGAGCCTCAGGCTCAGATCCAGTACGCTCATGTCACTGACGCGGACTACACGACGAGCCAGGATACGCACGTCCAGCTCGACGCCATCGACAGCTTGATTGGCCGCGTCGGCTTCCGCCTCGGCAAGGATATGGGCGAAAACAATACCTTCTATGTGAAGGCCGACGTGCTCCATGAATTCCTGGGTGATCAGGACATCAGCGCCTTCGACGACACAGGCCGCCTCGATACGACGTACGAAAACGAAGGCACATGGTATGACGTAGGCCTCGGCTTCTCCCATCAGTTCAGCAAAGGGACGTACATGTTCCTCGACGTGGAAAAGACCTTCGGCAATGACAATGAAGATACATACCAGTTCAACGTCGGCATGAACTGGAAGGTTTAA
- a CDS encoding MFS transporter — translation MENAMERQQTAAAAAPARTNFRWKIAFLIFLISFVAYMDRVNLSVATPVIMQEFGFTKIDMGFIQTCFFAGYALMQVPGGMLAEKLGLRRTGALAILWWSIFTALTAFAKGKVSFAAVRLLFGMGEGPVFPALGAATFSWFNTREKGKASSSILMGTFFGPVVGPAITVALMAAMGWHAVFIIFGLVGIVLAWVWHKYAHDNPAHSPYVNEAEYAHITEGRAAASEKKSVAPWSKFLRSSQFWAVGIQFMVVDYIMYVFLAWLPLYLTEVHNLSLKAMGIWASFPWIALMAMVFVAGYISDKMANGKNSERQYTMRTFTAMAGVAVTSIGLYVAAHTPSAEMNIFWMTVSLGALGFSMSASWATVISLGGKYTGSVSGWMNLWGNIGGVLAPIVTAYFVTNYGWNDAFIATSLFGIVAIVAWIFVKPGKALTPNE, via the coding sequence ATGGAAAATGCAATGGAAAGACAACAAACCGCCGCGGCAGCTGCGCCGGCAAGGACGAATTTCCGCTGGAAAATCGCCTTTCTTATCTTTTTAATCAGCTTTGTAGCTTACATGGACCGCGTCAATTTATCCGTAGCGACACCTGTCATCATGCAAGAATTCGGTTTTACAAAAATTGATATGGGCTTCATTCAGACGTGTTTCTTCGCAGGCTACGCACTCATGCAGGTTCCCGGCGGCATGCTCGCCGAAAAGCTGGGCCTGCGCCGCACCGGCGCCCTGGCCATTCTCTGGTGGTCTATCTTCACGGCTCTGACAGCCTTTGCCAAAGGCAAGGTCAGCTTCGCCGCCGTCCGCCTGCTCTTCGGCATGGGCGAAGGCCCGGTCTTCCCGGCCTTGGGAGCAGCGACCTTCAGCTGGTTCAATACCCGTGAAAAGGGCAAGGCCAGCTCGTCCATCCTCATGGGCACCTTCTTCGGCCCCGTCGTCGGCCCGGCCATTACGGTCGCCCTCATGGCCGCCATGGGCTGGCATGCCGTATTCATCATCTTCGGCCTCGTCGGCATCGTCCTGGCCTGGGTATGGCACAAATACGCCCACGATAACCCGGCTCACAGCCCCTACGTCAACGAAGCCGAATACGCTCATATCACCGAAGGCCGCGCCGCTGCCAGTGAAAAGAAAAGCGTCGCCCCGTGGAGCAAATTCCTCCGCTCGTCCCAGTTCTGGGCCGTCGGCATTCAGTTCATGGTCGTCGACTACATCATGTACGTCTTCCTGGCCTGGCTGCCCCTGTACCTGACGGAAGTGCACAACCTGTCCCTGAAAGCTATGGGCATCTGGGCTTCCTTCCCGTGGATCGCCCTCATGGCCATGGTCTTCGTCGCCGGTTATATTTCCGATAAAATGGCCAACGGCAAAAACAGCGAACGGCAGTACACCATGCGTACCTTCACGGCTATGGCCGGCGTCGCCGTCACCTCTATCGGCCTGTACGTCGCCGCACATACGCCGAGTGCCGAAATGAACATCTTCTGGATGACCGTCTCTCTCGGCGCATTAGGCTTCTCCATGAGCGCCAGCTGGGCCACGGTTATCTCCCTGGGCGGCAAATACACCGGCTCCGTATCGGGCTGGATGAACCTCTGGGGCAACATCGGCGGCGTCCTCGCCCCCATCGTCACAGCCTACTTCGTCACCAACTACGGCTGGAACGACGCCTTCATCGCCACGTCTCTCTTCGGCATCGTAGCCATCGTCGCCTGGATCTTCGTCAAACCGGGCAAGGCCCTGACGCCGAACGAATAA
- a CDS encoding ABC transporter permease gives MLFKESVQIAITALLSNKLRSILTMLGIIIGVGAVIAMISIGMGVRQNVTDSIASLGSNMLIVTPGSTNQGGVRSAAGSSQRLKLEDAEAIKKKIKNIDYVSPTVNSSYQIVNGNQNWNSSVYGVTPEYLQIRDLSVSTGSFITQADVNSRNRIAVIGTTVAANLFDAQNPVGKNIRINGQPYKVVGVLESKGQSSMGSDQDDIVIIPLTTAQERLMGITYIRSINIQVSSADRIEYVQGQVESLLRQRHHIVGDKEDDFTVRNLTSLMETMNDTTTMLTLFLGSIAAISLIVGGIGIMNIMMVSVTERTREIGIRKALGATFRNIMMQFLIESVVIGVIGGLLGVACGVGLAMGIAELGLFTTVITAAPIVISFGFSVGIGLFFGIYPARKAARLDPIEALRYE, from the coding sequence ATGTTGTTTAAAGAAAGCGTGCAGATCGCCATTACGGCCCTCCTGTCCAACAAGCTCCGCTCCATCCTCACCATGCTGGGCATCATCATCGGCGTCGGCGCCGTCATCGCTATGATTTCCATCGGCATGGGCGTCCGCCAGAACGTCACCGACTCTATCGCCAGCCTGGGCAGCAACATGCTCATCGTCACGCCGGGCTCGACGAACCAGGGCGGCGTCCGTTCGGCAGCCGGCTCCAGCCAGCGTCTGAAGCTGGAAGACGCCGAAGCCATTAAGAAAAAGATAAAGAACATCGACTACGTATCGCCGACGGTCAACAGCTCGTACCAGATCGTCAACGGCAACCAGAACTGGAACTCGTCGGTCTACGGCGTCACGCCGGAATACCTGCAGATCCGCGACCTGTCCGTATCGACGGGCTCGTTCATCACTCAGGCTGACGTCAACTCGCGCAACCGCATCGCCGTCATCGGCACGACCGTCGCCGCCAACCTCTTCGACGCCCAGAACCCCGTCGGCAAGAACATCCGCATCAACGGCCAGCCCTATAAGGTCGTCGGCGTCCTCGAAAGCAAGGGCCAGTCGTCTATGGGCAGCGACCAGGACGACATCGTCATCATCCCTCTGACGACGGCTCAGGAACGCCTCATGGGCATTACGTACATCCGCTCCATCAACATCCAGGTATCGAGCGCCGACCGCATCGAATACGTACAGGGCCAGGTCGAATCTCTCCTCCGCCAGCGCCATCACATCGTCGGCGATAAAGAAGACGACTTCACCGTCCGCAATCTGACCAGCCTCATGGAAACGATGAACGACACGACGACGATGCTTACCTTGTTCCTCGGCAGCATCGCCGCCATTTCCCTCATCGTCGGCGGCATCGGCATCATGAACATCATGATGGTATCCGTCACGGAACGGACGCGGGAAATCGGCATCCGCAAGGCCCTTGGCGCGACCTTCCGCAACATCATGATGCAGTTTCTCATCGAGTCAGTCGTCATCGGCGTCATCGGCGGCCTCTTAGGCGTTGCCTGCGGCGTCGGCCTGGCTATGGGCATCGCCGAGCTCGGCCTGTTTACGACGGTCATCACAGCCGCTCCTATCGTCATTTCCTTTGGCTTTTCCGTCGGCATCGGCCTGTTCTTCGGCATTTACCCGGCCCGCAAAGCGGCTCGCCTCGACCCCATCGAAGCCCTGCGCTACGAATAA